The Cohnella abietis genome has a segment encoding these proteins:
- a CDS encoding SGNH/GDSL hydrolase family protein has protein sequence MANRQTAEAFVLIKEEALPLRYRPLSGEPVAVRSLSKFDHVDRIDYVEGKDYLIDYELGTIRRVEGSQIPDGALNPLYGLIDFNHELFADFSNRAYTIYVDYSTESITGNKGLTPIDLEKSTLLKRLISKLNSGEEALYVVYGDSISAGGEASEESLTYFGRIKSTLLDLYPQASIRIENKSIGGEDTHGGVSRIDEDVVPLMPDLVSIGYGMNDQNKFPEGNTTSLEDFEKNLRYMIDTIRKAGDSDILLVTPCEPNPLWQHTSGMTNHYANVIRRLGEEYGIGVVDAHAQWILELAAGKTPASLLLNNINHPNDYGHWIYSKAFVPMLKKS, from the coding sequence ATGGCGAACAGGCAGACTGCAGAAGCGTTCGTGCTTATTAAAGAGGAAGCTTTGCCCTTACGATACCGTCCATTATCCGGCGAGCCGGTAGCCGTACGAAGCCTATCAAAATTCGATCATGTAGATCGTATCGATTATGTGGAAGGCAAAGACTATCTTATCGACTACGAGCTAGGCACGATACGCCGTGTGGAGGGAAGTCAAATTCCCGACGGAGCGCTCAATCCGTTGTACGGATTAATTGATTTCAACCACGAGCTCTTTGCTGATTTCAGTAACCGTGCCTACACAATATACGTCGACTACTCTACAGAATCTATTACAGGGAACAAAGGTTTGACCCCCATAGACTTAGAAAAATCGACTTTACTAAAAAGGTTGATCAGCAAGCTCAATTCGGGAGAAGAAGCCCTATATGTCGTTTATGGGGACAGCATTAGCGCGGGCGGGGAAGCCAGCGAGGAGTCCTTGACCTATTTTGGGAGAATCAAAAGCACTTTATTAGATTTGTATCCGCAAGCTAGCATCCGAATTGAGAATAAGTCAATCGGTGGTGAGGATACTCACGGCGGCGTAAGCCGTATAGACGAAGATGTCGTTCCTCTTATGCCTGACTTGGTTTCGATAGGGTATGGCATGAACGACCAGAATAAATTTCCGGAAGGCAATACAACTTCACTGGAAGACTTCGAAAAGAACCTTCGTTATATGATCGACACAATTCGGAAGGCTGGAGATAGTGACATTCTGCTCGTGACACCATGTGAGCCGAACCCTCTATGGCAGCATACGAGTGGTATGACTAACCATTATGCTAATGTCATTCGCCGATTGGGAGAAGAATATGGGATCGGCGTTGTTGACGCTCATGCCCAATGGATACTAGAGCTTGCTGCAGGCAAAACACCAGCAAGCTTGCTACTCAACAACATTAACCACCCCAATGATTACGGGCATTGGATCTACAGTAAAGCTTTTGTTCCTATGCTAAAGAAATCATAA
- a CDS encoding alcohol dehydrogenase catalytic domain-containing protein: MKAQAVVFTGVRQVRFMEVDVPEPGAEDVVIDLEYSWISNGTESSFLYGERVTGEQVTRPEDILPFPQVAGYQKVGIVRSVGDEVKGLVPGDRVFASISKINGMMFDTGGHINPSVTHKSQVWKLPENSDPIAYSGLVLTQVGYNCGIRPSVSQGDVAVVIGDGMVGQWAAQTLAYRGAEVTVLGRHDQRLALLPPSIHPYNLRQNDVSNLIGDRTDIAVVVDTVGAMDTFRELKPAMKLDSHLVSAGFLGTTGMVDIQELRMQEMTLHSPSGWTTQRMDDTLVGIHEGWLQTTPLITHRFQAEDAEKAWRMIMDKSEFFLGVVLEW; the protein is encoded by the coding sequence ATGAAAGCTCAAGCTGTCGTATTCACTGGCGTAAGACAGGTTCGCTTCATGGAGGTCGATGTCCCTGAACCAGGGGCCGAGGACGTTGTTATCGATCTTGAATATTCTTGGATCAGCAACGGAACGGAATCCTCTTTTCTATATGGAGAGAGAGTAACCGGAGAACAAGTCACTAGACCTGAAGATATCCTACCGTTTCCACAAGTCGCAGGCTACCAGAAGGTTGGAATTGTAAGAAGCGTAGGCGATGAGGTAAAAGGCTTAGTGCCAGGAGACCGAGTGTTCGCTTCCATTAGCAAAATAAACGGGATGATGTTCGACACAGGCGGTCATATCAATCCTTCTGTTACTCATAAGAGCCAAGTATGGAAGCTGCCTGAGAACTCTGATCCGATAGCTTATAGCGGTTTGGTGCTCACTCAGGTCGGCTACAATTGTGGCATTCGTCCTTCAGTGTCCCAAGGAGACGTTGCCGTCGTTATCGGAGATGGTATGGTTGGCCAATGGGCCGCACAGACTCTCGCATATCGAGGAGCGGAAGTGACGGTGCTCGGCAGGCATGACCAAAGATTAGCTTTGCTTCCACCTTCAATTCATCCCTATAACCTTAGACAGAACGACGTGTCCAATCTGATCGGTGATCGTACTGACATCGCGGTCGTTGTCGATACAGTTGGCGCCATGGATACGTTTCGTGAGCTGAAGCCTGCAATGAAGCTGGATAGCCACCTTGTATCAGCCGGTTTTCTAGGTACAACAGGGATGGTAGATATTCAAGAATTGCGTATGCAGGAAATGACGCTACATAGCCCATCGGGCTGGACAACACAGCGAATGGACGATACACTTGTTGGAATTCACGAAGGATGGCTACAAACTACACCTTTAATTACTCATAGATTCCAGGCAGAGGACGCAGAAAAAGCATGGCGTATGATCATGGACAAATCAGAATTTTTCCTTGGTGTCGTGCTCGAGTGGTAA
- a CDS encoding alcohol dehydrogenase catalytic domain-containing protein, producing MTVRIEIVSTCPRWDISMMGGKDMFDASKKPDYPLLPGFPGHEMAGTVVAVGSKVQSFKVGDRVAALEHLLGNGAYAEYLNYRTHELIKLPDSVEWKQAVSFELLKCVLIGLLQFGDITGKSMLVSGLGPAGMLAMQAASLMGASSVTAVDINRERIAYVNSLGIGLAKHSDDVKDERFDLGYDCVGAAASVQSLLEKVDSHLVIFGVLKGEVRYGGDLWFKGIKLESYKYRSFGESDQALLLDLVANKGLNTECLQTHHVPLYRYQETIKLLNKQEAIKVYSYPATDFSVAEIGG from the coding sequence GTGACGGTTCGCATAGAAATTGTGTCCACATGCCCACGTTGGGATATTAGCATGATGGGCGGTAAAGACATGTTTGATGCGTCCAAGAAGCCGGACTATCCCCTGCTCCCTGGATTTCCAGGACACGAGATGGCAGGAACAGTAGTTGCGGTGGGCAGCAAGGTTCAATCCTTTAAGGTGGGGGATCGTGTAGCCGCATTAGAGCATCTCCTCGGAAATGGCGCTTATGCTGAATACCTAAATTACCGCACTCATGAGCTGATCAAGCTTCCCGATTCGGTGGAATGGAAACAAGCTGTATCCTTCGAGCTATTAAAATGCGTGTTGATTGGTTTGCTTCAATTCGGCGATATTACTGGCAAATCGATGCTCGTGTCTGGCCTTGGACCAGCTGGGATGCTCGCGATGCAAGCCGCTAGCCTGATGGGAGCTTCAAGCGTAACTGCCGTGGACATTAACCGTGAACGGATCGCTTACGTTAACAGCCTAGGAATAGGCTTGGCGAAGCATTCGGACGATGTTAAGGACGAGCGCTTTGACTTAGGCTACGATTGTGTTGGTGCAGCTGCTTCCGTACAAAGTCTGCTTGAAAAAGTAGATTCACACTTAGTTATCTTCGGTGTACTGAAAGGCGAGGTCCGTTATGGTGGGGACTTATGGTTTAAGGGGATTAAGCTAGAGTCCTATAAATACCGTAGCTTCGGGGAAAGCGATCAAGCCCTTCTCCTTGATCTCGTGGCTAACAAAGGCTTGAACACGGAATGCTTGCAAACGCACCATGTCCCTTTGTACCGTTATCAAGAAACGATCAAGCTATTGAATAAGCAAGAAGCTATCAAGGTCTATTCTTACCCCGCGACTGATTTCTCCGTTGCAGAGATTGGAGGCTAA
- a CDS encoding helix-turn-helix transcriptional regulator — MKIRYCGAGTLSRSAEKPGGGMHTLSHEILYITGGKVRFKWRGNACEAEAPAVFILSASTPHELESLHGEAKYRFLELVEMEDFPFSEKQVDEWNFMQIRKDIYSRTVLGSSIVQSLDFVYHLQSTGEALQDSNLGEVCLLEVRKMYKLIAHLLEATSNQISVSKHQVKHKSRAAVDLLIDYMDWRYKENITLEALAGCVSLDPSYLVRLFKKHVNMTPFEYLRDLRLKAAASYLSGSDMPISAIIQETGFTSVHYFTRLFKARYGQSPAEWRKQLKGH, encoded by the coding sequence ATGAAGATTAGATATTGTGGTGCGGGAACCTTGTCACGATCGGCAGAAAAGCCAGGCGGGGGAATGCACACGTTGAGCCATGAAATTCTCTATATTACTGGGGGGAAAGTGAGATTTAAATGGCGGGGGAATGCTTGTGAAGCGGAAGCGCCAGCCGTATTTATTCTTTCTGCTTCGACTCCACACGAGCTGGAGAGCCTGCACGGAGAAGCTAAGTATCGTTTTCTGGAGTTAGTCGAGATGGAGGATTTTCCTTTTAGCGAGAAGCAAGTGGATGAGTGGAATTTCATGCAAATACGTAAGGATATTTATTCTAGAACGGTATTAGGTTCTTCTATTGTTCAATCTCTCGATTTCGTCTACCATCTTCAATCGACAGGTGAAGCTTTGCAAGATTCGAACCTCGGAGAGGTGTGCCTGCTCGAAGTCCGTAAAATGTACAAGCTTATCGCACATCTTCTAGAGGCAACCAGTAACCAGATTTCCGTAAGCAAGCATCAGGTGAAGCACAAGTCCCGGGCCGCGGTTGATTTGTTGATCGATTACATGGATTGGCGTTACAAGGAAAATATTACGCTAGAAGCTCTTGCTGGATGTGTATCGCTCGATCCTTCTTATCTTGTTCGGTTATTTAAGAAGCACGTTAATATGACGCCATTCGAGTACCTTCGAGACCTTCGTCTGAAAGCCGCCGCTAGCTACTTGTCTGGAAGCGATATGCCGATTAGCGCTATCATCCAAGAGACAGGGTTCACGAGTGTACATTACTTTACCCGCTTATTCAAAGCGAGGTATGGACAAAGCCCTGCTGAATGGCGCAAGCAGTTGAAGGGACATTAG
- a CDS encoding transglycosylase domain-containing protein — MDETTSKVKPIPSKWTKIRRRLGWMTLLALLAFTITGSLLLQYAPLPVGATMQSTQILDADGQVLATLQGGVNRQIVKLSNISPWLVKATLAVEDRRFYEHAGVDLHGLARAAWIDIRHMSKQEGASTLTQQLARNLYLSHARTWTRKLKEAWYAARLERAYSKDEILELYLNQIYYGHGAYGAEAASRLYFDKPAKELTLAESALLAGIPKGPRYYSPHLHLANSQARQHKVLQAMQDTDQITKEQAASAATQRLSIRPLPEEEDRSAPYFVDYVKKVALDQLGMDERIMNEEGLIIRTTLNAHMQEIAENTVKKGLQGGNPELQTALIAIDPRNGYIKAMVGGRNYRSNQFNRVFANTRQPGSSFKPIMYASALEKHSVTPATRYRSEPTYFYYDNDRKIYRPRNYNDHYFNGEISMRQAIATSDNIFAVNTIMQVGPESVISMARKLGIKAPLKSVPSLALGTFPVSPFEMASAFSVFANEGRRAEPIAITSIQDHNGKLLYEAHPHLVEVLSPALSYVTTKLMESVFDRGGTGHRVEHMLKRPVAGKTGTTDSDAWFVGYTPDLTTAVWVGYDRGRAITSSEAHRAAPIFAQFTQAALEGSPPLLFPVPEGAVSVNIDPTTGLLASPECPNSVLETFLAGTEPTETCSLHGSEKKGLEDSGEGTGHSLWSRFRRWVGR; from the coding sequence GCCACTCTACAGGGTGGAGTAAATCGGCAAATCGTTAAGCTCTCTAATATTTCCCCATGGCTCGTCAAGGCAACGCTGGCCGTCGAGGATCGCCGCTTTTACGAGCATGCAGGTGTAGATTTACACGGGCTTGCACGAGCGGCATGGATTGATATTAGACATATGTCCAAGCAGGAAGGTGCAAGCACATTAACCCAACAGCTTGCTCGCAACCTTTATCTTTCCCATGCCAGAACTTGGACACGTAAGCTAAAGGAAGCTTGGTACGCAGCACGACTAGAGCGAGCTTATTCTAAAGATGAAATTCTAGAGCTCTATTTGAATCAAATCTACTATGGTCATGGAGCCTACGGCGCAGAAGCCGCCTCCAGGTTATATTTTGATAAGCCAGCAAAGGAGCTCACCCTTGCAGAGAGCGCCCTATTAGCCGGGATCCCTAAGGGTCCCCGATATTATTCTCCACATCTTCATCTAGCTAATTCGCAAGCTAGACAGCACAAGGTGCTTCAAGCGATGCAGGACACCGACCAAATAACGAAGGAGCAGGCTGCGAGCGCCGCCACTCAGCGTCTGAGCATCCGCCCTCTGCCTGAGGAGGAGGATAGATCAGCTCCTTATTTCGTCGATTATGTCAAAAAAGTTGCTCTTGATCAGCTAGGGATGGACGAGCGGATTATGAATGAGGAAGGTCTGATTATTCGCACAACACTTAATGCGCATATGCAGGAAATAGCAGAGAACACGGTAAAAAAGGGACTTCAAGGCGGTAACCCTGAGCTTCAAACAGCACTAATCGCCATTGACCCTCGCAACGGTTACATTAAAGCTATGGTTGGTGGGCGAAATTACCGCAGTAATCAGTTTAATCGTGTATTCGCAAATACTCGTCAGCCTGGCTCTTCCTTTAAACCTATCATGTACGCATCTGCTTTAGAGAAGCATTCTGTCACTCCGGCAACTAGATATCGCAGTGAGCCTACCTATTTTTATTACGATAACGACCGCAAGATTTATCGACCGAGAAACTATAATGACCATTACTTCAATGGTGAAATCAGTATGCGTCAGGCTATTGCCACTTCTGACAATATTTTTGCTGTCAACACGATTATGCAGGTCGGGCCAGAAAGTGTAATCTCCATGGCACGCAAGCTCGGCATAAAAGCTCCATTGAAATCAGTGCCCTCTCTGGCTTTAGGAACTTTTCCCGTGAGCCCTTTTGAGATGGCATCTGCTTTCTCTGTCTTCGCTAACGAGGGGCGCAGGGCAGAACCCATTGCGATAACAAGTATTCAAGACCACAATGGAAAGCTGTTATATGAGGCCCACCCCCATCTGGTAGAAGTACTGAGTCCAGCTCTATCGTACGTAACGACAAAGCTAATGGAGAGCGTGTTTGACCGAGGAGGTACAGGACACCGTGTAGAACATATGCTCAAACGACCGGTTGCGGGTAAGACGGGAACTACAGATTCGGACGCTTGGTTCGTTGGCTATACACCTGATCTGACAACTGCAGTGTGGGTCGGGTATGACCGGGGTAGAGCTATTACTTCGAGTGAAGCTCACCGTGCAGCGCCTATATTCGCTCAATTTACGCAAGCTGCTCTCGAGGGGTCTCCCCCGCTTCTATTCCCTGTTCCAGAAGGCGCTGTTAGCGTAAATATTGATCCCACTACTGGCCTGCTCGCTTCACCGGAATGCCCCAATTCGGTGCTCGAAACCTTCTTAGCAGGGACAGAACCGACAGAAACATGCTCTTTACACGGTTCTGAAAAGAAGGGCTTGGAGGATAGCGGTGAGGGAACAGGTCACTCCCTCTGGTCACGGTTCCGCCGGTGGGTGGGCAGGTAA